The following are encoded together in the Glycine max cultivar Williams 82 chromosome 8, Glycine_max_v4.0, whole genome shotgun sequence genome:
- the LOC100819913 gene encoding magnesium protoporphyrin IX methyltransferase, chloroplastic, with the protein MAFSSSIWSSSIFVPNPNRTTISTRFSHTPSKPPLSPAFAIPPLSTATATDVSGVIDGTTIAVVSGGFVAALAAVLSLTDPERRRQMQAEEVGGGDKEVVREYFNNSGFQRWKKIYGDTDEVNRVQRDIRLGHAKTVENTLSMLKDEGSLQGITVCDAGCGTGSLSIPLAKEGAVVFASDISAAMVAEAEKQAKEQLVTSEDGSGPVMPKFVVKDLESLDGKYDTVVCLDVLIHYPQSKADGMIAHLASLANKRLILSFAPKTFYYDLLKRVGELFPGPSKATRAYLHSEADVERALQKVGWTIRKRGLTTTQFYFARLIEAVPM; encoded by the exons ATGGCCTTCTCATCGTCCATATGGTCTTCTTCCATCTTTGTTCCCAACCCAAACAGAACCACCATTTCCACTCGATTCTCTCACACACCCTCCAAACCCCCTCTCTCGCCGGCATTCGCCATTCCGCCGCTCTCCACGGCCACCGCCACGGACGTCTCGGGCGTCATCGACGGGACGACGATCGCGGTGGTCAGCGGGGGGTTCGTGGCGGCACTTGCGGCGGTGCTGTCGCTGACGGACCCCGAGCGGCGGCGGCAAATGCAAGCGGAGGAGGTGGGCGGCGGCGACAAGGAGGTGGTGAGGGAGTACTTCAACAACTCCGGGTTCCAGCGCTGGAAGAAGATCTATGGAGACACCGACGAGGTGAACCGGGTTCAGCGCGACATTAGGTTGGGTCACGCCAAGACCGTGGAGAACACGCTGAGCATGTTGAAGGACGAAGGGTCCCTTCAGGGAATTACGGTTTGCGACGCTGGGTGCGGTACGGGCTCGCTCTCTATTCCTCTTGCTAAAGAGGGCGCTGTTGTGTTCGCCAGTGATATCTCCGCCGCTATGGTTGCTGAAGCAGAGAAACAG GCAAAAGAACAGCTTGTAACCAGTGAAGATGGTTCCGGGCCTGTGATGCCAAAGTTTGTAGTGAAGGATTTGGAGAGCTTAGATGGCAAGTATGACACGGTGGTCTGCCTTGATGTTTTGATTCATTACCCCCAAAGTAAAGCTGATGGGATGATTGCACACCTTGCATCATTGGCCAACAAGCGATTGATTCTGAGTTTTGCCCCAAAGACGTTTTATTATGATCTGCTAAAGAGGGTTGGAGAGTTGTTCCCTGGTCCTTCAAAGGCAACAAGGGCATATCTTCACTCCGAGGCAGATGTAGAGAGAGCATTGCAAAAGGTTGGCTGGACCATAAGGAAGAGAGGCTTAACCACTACTCAATTTTACTTTGCTAGGCTTATTGAGGCTGTTCCTATGTAG
- the LOC100798417 gene encoding trihelix transcription factor ASR3, with protein sequence MAQDSEKICEGASESAITPVIGTQAPESEPKSTPTTQRIKATRHPRWTRQETLVLIESKKMVESGEQVCRFRSASGYVQTDPKWDMVSSLCQQRGVKRGAVQCRKRWGNLLTDFRKIKKWESSVREESESFWIMRNDVRKEKKLPGFFDSVVYNVLDGGVCTTVAFPLTLVKMAPNKVEILDGEKMGWSTEEENMETNITGNMINGFPKTPKKGIAGSLKRTPILTLPTPEKVQQQPSYQGNYDPGIQREPIFQEGMGYKRKRLSSDISEDSTDFNNITKLLRRNSDILKAHIGTQNINYQLARDQQKQQTDIIVAALGKLTDALTKIADKL encoded by the exons ATGGCACAAGATTCAGAGAAAATATGTGAAGGTGCTTCGGAGTCTGCAATCACCCCAGTGATTGGAACACAAGCACCAGAGAGTGAACCAAAAAGCACTCCAACAACTCAAAGAATCAAAGCCACAAGGCACCCTCGGTGGACAAGACAAGAAACACTTGTTCTCATAGAGTCCAAGAAAATGGTAGAAAGTGGAGAACAAGTTTGTCGATTCAGATCAGCATCAGGGTACGTTCAAACTGATCCGAAATGGGACATGGTGTCGTCGCTGTGTCAGCAGAGAGGTGTGAAGAGAGGGGCTGTTCAGTGCAGGAAAAGATGGGGCAATCTTCTCACTGATTTCAGGAAGATCAAGAAGTGGGAATCAAGTGTAAGAGAGGAGAGTGAATCGTTTTGGATAATGAGAAATGATGTGAGGAAGGAGAAGAAGTTGCCGGGGTTCTTTGATTCTGTGGTGTACAATGTGTTGGATGGAGGGGTGTGCACCACTGTTGCATTTCCCTTGACACTCGTTAAGATGGCGCCAAATAAAGTGGAGATTCTTGATGGTGAGAAAATGGGATGGAGCACTGAGGAGGAAAACATGGAGACTAACATCACTGGAAATATGATCAATGGTTTTCCGAAAACACCAAAAAaag GCATTGCAGGGAGTCTCAAAAGGACACCCATACTCACACTGCCTACTCCAG AGAAAGTACAGCAGCAGCCATCTTACCAAGGGAACTACGATCCTG GCATTCAGAGGGAACCTATATTCCAGGAGGGAATGGGATACAAGAGAAAGCGGTTATCATCGGACATTAGTGAGGACAGCACAGATTTCAACAACATTACCAAACTACTAAGGAGGAACAGTGACATACTAAAAGCTCATATTGGGACTCAGAACATAAATTACCAATTGGCCAGGGACCAGCAGAAGCAGCAAACTGATATTATAGTTGCAGCCCTTGGCAAGCTCACAGATGCTCTTACAAAAATTGCTGACAAGCTATAA
- the LOC100777159 gene encoding signal recognition particle subunit SRP68 isoform X1 gives MGKESRASAMEIDAPKSTSSDQIVPKFSINVLQLLKSAQMQHGLRHGDYTRYRRYCTARLRRLYKSLKFTHGRGKYAKKALTESTVTEVRFLHVILYTAERAWSHAMEKRQLPNGPNARQRIYLIGRLRKAVKWATLFSLLCAVKADSRTSLEAEAYESYMKGSLLFEQDQNWDVALKNFKSARAVYEELGKYGDLDNQVLCRERVEELEPSIRYCLHKIGQSNLQASELLQIGDVEGPALDLFKAKLEAAMAEARSQQAASMTEFIWLGHRFPISNAKTRVSILKSQELEKDVHGPLADSIPADKRLVIFDKIFSAYHEARGYIRADLATTGSTESVKDDLNGLDKAVSAVLGERTIERNLLLVKVAKSKLANRHDDKNEKLTKPEELVRLYDLLLQNTADLSDLVNSGRDKKPEEVSFAEVCSYKSLAFRAQRCFYVAKSYSVAGKRAEAYALYCRAHNLADDALKKFQMLDGDNKIMMKELEDLCNECRSNSCIEHASGIMEEKKTQENLSERVSNISLTGTERLEKFLLEKLDVYESAVGDSNVKCTPRIAGFPPAFQAISRNPIVLDLAYNMIEFPPIENRMKKDRKAKGGLISRIFG, from the exons ATGGGAAAGGAGAGCCGAGCGTCCGCTATGGAAATCGACGCTCCAAAATCGACGAGTTCCGATCAGATCGTTCCCAAATTCTCCATCAACG TGCTGCAGCTCTTAAAATCTGCGCAAATGCAGCATGGCTTGCGCCATGGAGACTACACTCGCTATAG GAGGTATTGCACAGCTCGTTTGAGGAGGTTATATAAATCGTTGAAGTTTACCCATGGTCGTGGCAAATATGCAAAAAAGGCCTTAACTGAGTCTACTGTCACTGAAGTAAG GTTTCTTCATGTAATTCTCTATACAGCAGAGAGAGCTTGGAGTCATGCCATGGAGAAAAGGCAGCTTCCAAATGGCCCAAATGCACGTCAACGCATATATTTGATTGGTAGGTTGCGGAAAGCAGTAAAATGGGCTACTTTGTTTTCACTATTGTGTGCGGTCAAAGCAGATTCTAGAACATCTTTAGAAGCTGAG GCTTATGAATCCTATATGAAAGGGAGCTTGTTGTTTGAGCAAGATCAGAATTGGGATGTGGCTTTAAAGAACTTCAAAAGTGCTAG GGCTGTATACGAGGAATTAGGGAAATATGGAGATTTGGATAACCAAGTTTTGTGTCGTGAGCGAGTTGAGGAACTAGAACCTAGTATCCGATACTGCCTTCACAAAATTGGTCAGTCAAATTTACAGGCCTCTGAACTTTTACAAATCGGTGATGTGGAAGGTCCTGCGTTAGACCTTTTTAAAGCTAAATTAGAG GCTGCCATGGCTGAGGCAAGATCTCAACAAGCTGCTTCCATGACAGAATTCATTTGGCTTGGCCACAGATTTCCAATATCAAATGCCAAAACAAGGGTTTCCATTCTGAAAT CCCAGGAGCTGGAGAAAGATGTACATGGTCCCTTGGCAGACTCAATTCCGGCAGACAAAAGACTTGTTATTTTTGACAaaatcttttctgcatatcATGAGGCCAGAGGCTATATTCGGGCTGATTTg GCCACTACAGGAAGTACAGAAAGCGTGAAAGATGATTTGAATGGTCTTGATAAGGCTGTCAGTGCTGTCCTAGGAGAAAGAACCATTGAGCGCAACCTCTTGTTGGTTAAGGTTGCAAAAAGCAAACTGGCAAATCGTCatgatgataaaaatgaaaaactcaCCAAACCTGAAGAGCTTGTTCGCTTATATGATCTCTTGCTACAG AATACAGCTGATCTATCTGATTTAGTCAATTCTGGAAGGGATAAAAAGCCAGAAGAAGTTAGCTTTGCTGAAGTgtgttcatacaaaagtttggCTTTTCGAGCCCAAAG GTGCTTTTATGTTGCAAAGTCATACAGTGTGGCTGGAAAGAGGGCTGAAGCATATGCATTGTATTGTCGTGCTCACAATTTGGCAGATGATGCCTTAAAAAAGTTTCAAATGTTGGATGGTGATAATAAg ATTATGATGAAAGAGTTGGAGGACTTGTGCAATGAGTGCCGATCTAACAGTTGTATAGAGCATGCATCGGGGATCATGGAGGAGAAAAAGACTCAAGAGAATCTATCTGAAAGGGTTTCCAATATATCATTGACCGGAACTGAGCGG TTGGAGAAGTTCCTTCTTGAGAAACTTGATGTGTATGAGTCTGCTGTGGGTGATTCAAATGTGAAGTGTACACCACGCATTGCAGGCTTCCCTCCAGCTTTCCAGGCAATTTCCCGTAATCCTATTGTGCTGGATCTGGCTTATAACATGATTGAATTCCCACCTATTGAAAACAGGATGAAGAAGGATAGAAAAGCCAAGGGCGGTCTTATCAGTAGGATATTTGGATGA
- the LOC100777159 gene encoding signal recognition particle subunit SRP68 isoform X2 codes for MEKRQLPNGPNARQRIYLIGRLRKAVKWATLFSLLCAVKADSRTSLEAEAYESYMKGSLLFEQDQNWDVALKNFKSARAVYEELGKYGDLDNQVLCRERVEELEPSIRYCLHKIGQSNLQASELLQIGDVEGPALDLFKAKLEAAMAEARSQQAASMTEFIWLGHRFPISNAKTRVSILKSQELEKDVHGPLADSIPADKRLVIFDKIFSAYHEARGYIRADLATTGSTESVKDDLNGLDKAVSAVLGERTIERNLLLVKVAKSKLANRHDDKNEKLTKPEELVRLYDLLLQNTADLSDLVNSGRDKKPEEVSFAEVCSYKSLAFRAQRCFYVAKSYSVAGKRAEAYALYCRAHNLADDALKKFQMLDGDNKIMMKELEDLCNECRSNSCIEHASGIMEEKKTQENLSERVSNISLTGTERLEKFLLEKLDVYESAVGDSNVKCTPRIAGFPPAFQAISRNPIVLDLAYNMIEFPPIENRMKKDRKAKGGLISRIFG; via the exons ATGGAGAAAAGGCAGCTTCCAAATGGCCCAAATGCACGTCAACGCATATATTTGATTGGTAGGTTGCGGAAAGCAGTAAAATGGGCTACTTTGTTTTCACTATTGTGTGCGGTCAAAGCAGATTCTAGAACATCTTTAGAAGCTGAG GCTTATGAATCCTATATGAAAGGGAGCTTGTTGTTTGAGCAAGATCAGAATTGGGATGTGGCTTTAAAGAACTTCAAAAGTGCTAG GGCTGTATACGAGGAATTAGGGAAATATGGAGATTTGGATAACCAAGTTTTGTGTCGTGAGCGAGTTGAGGAACTAGAACCTAGTATCCGATACTGCCTTCACAAAATTGGTCAGTCAAATTTACAGGCCTCTGAACTTTTACAAATCGGTGATGTGGAAGGTCCTGCGTTAGACCTTTTTAAAGCTAAATTAGAG GCTGCCATGGCTGAGGCAAGATCTCAACAAGCTGCTTCCATGACAGAATTCATTTGGCTTGGCCACAGATTTCCAATATCAAATGCCAAAACAAGGGTTTCCATTCTGAAAT CCCAGGAGCTGGAGAAAGATGTACATGGTCCCTTGGCAGACTCAATTCCGGCAGACAAAAGACTTGTTATTTTTGACAaaatcttttctgcatatcATGAGGCCAGAGGCTATATTCGGGCTGATTTg GCCACTACAGGAAGTACAGAAAGCGTGAAAGATGATTTGAATGGTCTTGATAAGGCTGTCAGTGCTGTCCTAGGAGAAAGAACCATTGAGCGCAACCTCTTGTTGGTTAAGGTTGCAAAAAGCAAACTGGCAAATCGTCatgatgataaaaatgaaaaactcaCCAAACCTGAAGAGCTTGTTCGCTTATATGATCTCTTGCTACAG AATACAGCTGATCTATCTGATTTAGTCAATTCTGGAAGGGATAAAAAGCCAGAAGAAGTTAGCTTTGCTGAAGTgtgttcatacaaaagtttggCTTTTCGAGCCCAAAG GTGCTTTTATGTTGCAAAGTCATACAGTGTGGCTGGAAAGAGGGCTGAAGCATATGCATTGTATTGTCGTGCTCACAATTTGGCAGATGATGCCTTAAAAAAGTTTCAAATGTTGGATGGTGATAATAAg ATTATGATGAAAGAGTTGGAGGACTTGTGCAATGAGTGCCGATCTAACAGTTGTATAGAGCATGCATCGGGGATCATGGAGGAGAAAAAGACTCAAGAGAATCTATCTGAAAGGGTTTCCAATATATCATTGACCGGAACTGAGCGG TTGGAGAAGTTCCTTCTTGAGAAACTTGATGTGTATGAGTCTGCTGTGGGTGATTCAAATGTGAAGTGTACACCACGCATTGCAGGCTTCCCTCCAGCTTTCCAGGCAATTTCCCGTAATCCTATTGTGCTGGATCTGGCTTATAACATGATTGAATTCCCACCTATTGAAAACAGGATGAAGAAGGATAGAAAAGCCAAGGGCGGTCTTATCAGTAGGATATTTGGATGA
- the LOC100777159 gene encoding signal recognition particle subunit SRP68 isoform X3 — protein sequence MGKESRASAMEIDAPKSTSSDQIVPKFSINVLQLLKSAQMQHGLRHGDYTRYRRYCTARLRRLYKSLKFTHGRGKYAKKALTESTVTEVRFLHVILYTAERAWSHAMEKRQLPNGPNARQRIYLIGRLRKAVKWATLFSLLCAVKADSRTSLEAEAYESYMKGSLLFEQDQNWDVALKNFKSARAVYEELGKYGDLDNQVLCRERVEELEPSIRYCLHKIGQSNLQASELLQIGDVEGPALDLFKAKLEAAMAEARSQQAASMTEFIWLGHRFPISNAKTRVSILKSQELEKDVHGPLADSIPADKRLVIFDKIFSAYHEARGYIRADLATTGSTESVKDDLNGLDKAVSAVLGERTIERNLLLVKVAKSKLANRHDDKNEKLTKPEELVRLYDLLLQNTADLSDLVNSGRDKKPEEVSFAEVCSYKSLAFRAQRCFYVAKSYSVAGKRAEAYALYCRAHNLADDALKKFQMLDGDNKCNIFSNDNFEVKFP from the exons ATGGGAAAGGAGAGCCGAGCGTCCGCTATGGAAATCGACGCTCCAAAATCGACGAGTTCCGATCAGATCGTTCCCAAATTCTCCATCAACG TGCTGCAGCTCTTAAAATCTGCGCAAATGCAGCATGGCTTGCGCCATGGAGACTACACTCGCTATAG GAGGTATTGCACAGCTCGTTTGAGGAGGTTATATAAATCGTTGAAGTTTACCCATGGTCGTGGCAAATATGCAAAAAAGGCCTTAACTGAGTCTACTGTCACTGAAGTAAG GTTTCTTCATGTAATTCTCTATACAGCAGAGAGAGCTTGGAGTCATGCCATGGAGAAAAGGCAGCTTCCAAATGGCCCAAATGCACGTCAACGCATATATTTGATTGGTAGGTTGCGGAAAGCAGTAAAATGGGCTACTTTGTTTTCACTATTGTGTGCGGTCAAAGCAGATTCTAGAACATCTTTAGAAGCTGAG GCTTATGAATCCTATATGAAAGGGAGCTTGTTGTTTGAGCAAGATCAGAATTGGGATGTGGCTTTAAAGAACTTCAAAAGTGCTAG GGCTGTATACGAGGAATTAGGGAAATATGGAGATTTGGATAACCAAGTTTTGTGTCGTGAGCGAGTTGAGGAACTAGAACCTAGTATCCGATACTGCCTTCACAAAATTGGTCAGTCAAATTTACAGGCCTCTGAACTTTTACAAATCGGTGATGTGGAAGGTCCTGCGTTAGACCTTTTTAAAGCTAAATTAGAG GCTGCCATGGCTGAGGCAAGATCTCAACAAGCTGCTTCCATGACAGAATTCATTTGGCTTGGCCACAGATTTCCAATATCAAATGCCAAAACAAGGGTTTCCATTCTGAAAT CCCAGGAGCTGGAGAAAGATGTACATGGTCCCTTGGCAGACTCAATTCCGGCAGACAAAAGACTTGTTATTTTTGACAaaatcttttctgcatatcATGAGGCCAGAGGCTATATTCGGGCTGATTTg GCCACTACAGGAAGTACAGAAAGCGTGAAAGATGATTTGAATGGTCTTGATAAGGCTGTCAGTGCTGTCCTAGGAGAAAGAACCATTGAGCGCAACCTCTTGTTGGTTAAGGTTGCAAAAAGCAAACTGGCAAATCGTCatgatgataaaaatgaaaaactcaCCAAACCTGAAGAGCTTGTTCGCTTATATGATCTCTTGCTACAG AATACAGCTGATCTATCTGATTTAGTCAATTCTGGAAGGGATAAAAAGCCAGAAGAAGTTAGCTTTGCTGAAGTgtgttcatacaaaagtttggCTTTTCGAGCCCAAAG GTGCTTTTATGTTGCAAAGTCATACAGTGTGGCTGGAAAGAGGGCTGAAGCATATGCATTGTATTGTCGTGCTCACAATTTGGCAGATGATGCCTTAAAAAAGTTTCAAATGTTGGATGGTGATAATAAg TGCAACATATTTTCAAATGATAACTTTGAGGTCAAATTCCCATAA